The sequence ATTGGGCGATTAAGAACCCGGCTATAACTAAGGACATTAATAGTTACCGTGTGATTATCAAAGCGTTAGGAAGAAGAAAATTCTTTAAGTTTGTGATGGAAATATTGCGTGACATGAGGACGGAAGGCGTGAGCCTTGATTTAGAGACTCTATCAATTGTATTGGACAGTTTTGCTAGAGCTCATAGAGTGTCGAAAGCAATACAAATGTTTGGAAATGTAGAAGAGTTTGGGTTGAAATGTAATACCGAGTGTTTGAATGTGCTCTTACAATGTATGTGTCATAGATCCCATGTCGGTGCTGCAAATTCGTTTTTGAATTCAGTTAAAGGGAAGATACCGTTTGATGTTATGACATATAATATTGTTATTGGTGGGTGGTCAAAATTGGGTAGAGTTAGTGAAGTTGAGAGTGTTTTGAAAGCAATGTTAGTGGATGGGTTTAGTCCTGATTGCTCGACTTTCAGTTACCTTATTGAGGGTTTAGGGAGGGCTGGTCGGATTGATGATGCAGTTGAGATTTTTGAGCACATGAAGGATAAAGGTTGTGTGCCAGATACTGGAACCTACAATGCAATGATATTTAACTCTATATCCGTTGGAGATTTTGAGGGTGTATGAAGTATTATAAGAGTATGTTGAGTAATAACTCTGACCCAGACGTTATTACTTATACCAAATTAATTTCTGCCTTGCTTAAAGCCCGTAAAGTGGCTGATGCACTTGAGTTGTTTGATGAGATGTTGAGTCGTGGTCTTATTCCCTGCACCGGAACTGTAACCTCCTTCCTTGAACCCTTGTGTAGCTATGGTCCGCCCCATGCTGCTATGATGATTTacaaaaaagcaagaaaagttGGATGTAGAATATCGTTGAGTGCTTATAAGCTATTGCTTATGCGGCTTTCTAGGTTTGGTAAATGCGGAATGTTGTTAAACATGTGGGATGAGATGCAAGAATGCGGTTATTCTTCAGATATGGAAGTTTATGAGCATGTCATCAACGGACTTTGCAACATAGGGCAGCTTGAAAATGCAGTACTTGTTATGGAAGAGTCTTTGCGGAAGGGTTTTTGCCCTAGCAGGCTTATATATAGCAAActaaataacaaattattggCTTTGAATAAAGTAGAAAGGGCTTACAAGCTATATTTGAAGATCAAAGATGCTCGTCATGATGAAAATGCTAGGAGATATTGGCGTGCTAATGGGTGGCACTTCTGAAGTGGCAAGCTTATCAGCAGCAACTGCAGTTTTTTCATCCTTGCTTTGCAATTCCTGCAGCAAATTTCAAACTTGCTTGCAGTATGAAATGATTCTTCTTGTAAGTTCTTTTAATTGTCTACAGTAGCACTTGGTGCATACTTTAAACAAATCTTTCATGCAATCACTTTAGgtattttgagaaaatgttttctGGTATagtatcattcttttttttgtttgttcatttaTATTTGTGTTGCTACAATAGCTGTTGTAGtgttatgtttattttcatcatataaGGTTGGCTTATACTGTTTTATTATGTGCAGGTGCTTCCTTTGGTTGGACCATATGAGCAAATGCAGTTCATCTTAATAAGTTGTCAGCTTGAAGCTCAAAATGACTAAAATCCAACTTGCTAATTTGCAATATTTGTATAAGCGTGATGACTGGGAAGGGCCTCATCCACTGGACACTCACCATATTGTCATCCAATGGAATTCTGCACGGATTTTCCTTGTCCACCTCTTTGCTCTTTTGCTGTTCATAAACGCCATCTATCTCTGCTTATTAAATGTAATATCTTTTActttgtttcattttaattctttagCATTCTACGCTTTTCCCTTGGTTTTGCTGCTTGGCTAGAACTAGGAAAAATTGCAGCTTACTTTAGATTTCAGAATATCAGTTGTTCATCATATAGTATATTAGTAACTATTAGTATTAACTGCCGATGAGTTATTGGCATTATGATTTGTCAGGTTACTGTAAACAGTAGCAGTAGATCTTCCAAGTGGTTGGTATGTAAATCGTTGACGGGTGGGCTTTGAATGGTCTACCTTCAGCTACCTGTGTTAGAAAGGATCTAATCAAATTTGTATCTCATGTATCTgatgtgtatgtgtgtgcgatactttcaaatttcaaccTTCTGTTATCCCAGTTCTGCATGTCTGATTTGTGTTGTACTTTTTAATATCTAGGAATTTCTCAAAGAATATAATACACATGCATATACATTTTAATAACACCTATACTTAaccgtgatttttttttgtttgtttgtttgtttgtgtgtttgatGTTGGGGGGATCAGTTGCAATTTAATGCTTTCATAACAAACacaatttgttgtaaaagtttAGATAGATAAATACGAATTTAACTTGATGGCATATCTGGTGACAGGGAACATTAGGTACCATTTTCCTTCTGAGCATGCTTTCCAGTGCTTGCCTTGTCAAATCATATTATGGGACACTTATTGAGAAAGGTGAAAACTAAAGACTGCTCCTTTATATATACTTAGTTCTTATTTTTAGGACTATAATATAAAGAGAGGAGTAGAACCTCAAGTTTTAGAATGACAATTACTGCATTGCTGCCTGCtttgaataaattattttagagaATATTAACTTATATCTCTGATtgattttaagttttctatGGCGACATATGACCATTTGAAATTAATGTAAGGAGGACGGGGAGACGGTGAATCACTTGCTTATGCATTGTCTTGTAGCTAGAGATTTATGGGATATGGTTTTTGCTCTCTTTGGAGTACAATGACAATTTGAAATTAATGCAAGGAGGACGGGGAGAGTCGGGAGACAGTGAATCACTTGCTTATGCATTGTCTTGTAGCTAGAGATATATGGGATATGGTTTTTGCTCTCTTTGGAGTACAATGGGTGATGCCTAAAGGGTTTAGAATTGCTAGCTTCTTGGCAGGGATGATTTGGCCCATTTGGGAGACATAGAAACATTTCAATATGGAAGGCTGTTCcacattgtttgatgtggtgtctttggCAAGAAAGAAATGCTAGAACTTTTGAGGGGTGTTTTTGATTTGAAGAtgcaatttttcaaaatgttgTTTGGGTAGATGCTGGCTTCAGGGACGTATCCTTTCTCTAAATTCTTAGGAGTCAAGAATCATTGTACTTGAtgcattatttttgttgatcaataaaacttattatatatatatatatttttccccATGTACTCGTTgcttattttttgttcaaatgCAGAGTCTGTTGTAATTATACCTTCACTCGGAGTGCAACTTAAGGCTCACTATTGGAGGTAATTCTTTCATCTCACATGATTACAATTGGCATTATAACATTAATCCATTGATGTTATCAATGTGTGATTTCCATTACATCATCAAAGAAACATAAATAGATAGTGGCATAGCTCATTCTTtcttaattgataaattttcaTTCTGCATTTTTATACAGTGGGAGAGTTGTTCGTAGCTTTATTCCTATTGACAAAATACTGAAGCCAGTCCTGAATGAGAATGTGACTCCATTTACTTGTTACTGGAGCTTGGTTTTGCTCGTCTGTGGCAAAAAAGAACTAATTTTGGCATTCAAGGTAAGACATGTTGGTGCATGTCCATTATATGTTGCCACTGGATATAATTATCGTTGAACTTAACTAAAATGAGCACAAGATATCTCATGTTAAGAAATTGAAGAACTTGTGATGCCACTCAGGCAGCTGAATCAACAAGGAGCCAATTGCGATGAGAAATTTGGGTAGAATTGTGAAGGAGAAATACATAATGGGTAAAAGTAGTAGGGTGTGGGTTTGGTTGTTGGTCTTGAATTAGTTGGGCACTAAtgatttgttaaatatttggCTTACATGCCCATCCAAAAGATCACAAAGAATAATTAAGATTAAAAGTCTTACAtattcttcatttgtttttgttttaatttggtaAATTTTGTCACAATATTACCTTACTGGAACTTGAAAAGTTGTTCTGCAGGTAGTAAAACCGCCAGTGAAACTGTTGGTTCCATCTGGAAGGCATTGTGTGGTGCTACTTATTGTGGAGAAACCACAGATTCCTGCAGAAGATAAATAAACATGCCTGTTTTTGGCTTTCTGATCTGTACCTCACTGTAAATGGAAGCTGTTCACTGCTGTTTTAATTTCAAGGTCATGATGGCAAGCTCATAATTAGTCAGACAATGTGAATCGAGTACTGAGGGTTTCCCAGTGGCAATAATTGTCAAATGTGAATCATCTGCAAATCATTGTAGCTTAGTGGGAGTAAATAGGTTTACAATAGGTGCTTATCTATGTCTATAGAGATTCCTTCTTGGTCTGTATAATTTGCCCCTGATGTCTTATCTATGGTTTTTCTATTTAATCTTAATCAGCCTGTAATGTCATGAATCTCACGCTGTTATCTTTGCCACAAATTTCTTTGCattacttttttcctttttgatggAACAGCCGAGTGTATGTTAAGGCTTCATGACATGATGATTATTATAGTGTCTTTATGTTTCACCAACAACAAGCCTTGGACCTTGAAGAgtttattaatttgatttgtGACCCAAAAAGGTCTTTTTCCTGTCGGTATTGTACATCTTTGAATTCACCGaatccacctccaaaaaaaaaaaatcaaaatcaaaatctacaccaattaacatttttttaaaagaaagtaaaaaaattatttgactcAAATAATAAACTCATAGCATGGAATAGAAGTACTTAGGAAACTCCTAAGTTCCAGGCCCGTGTTACGGCGTTACCCACACCCAAAATGTACTACTATTCGttgttaataataaaaagtattgcTGTATTTCCTGTTACAACCTCCGTTTCTGTCGATGAAGATATAGACAGAGAGACAATACGCTATATCCTTTAAGCACATTTGGCAAGAAAACCAGAAGGCTGTCTctcacttttcattttttttttcacgcttcaaatctccaaaaatttcattctaatTTAACTGACACACTcgtctttctctctccctctctctctctctctctttctctctcttctataCCTAACCAATCCCTCGATCCCAAACACGAATCCCCCAATTTTTTTCCGTACacttattccttttttttcaccattttcTGATATCTtgattgaatttgaaaattttgattttgattcgGCGGTTGTGATCTGTGGGGGGATTTGAATTGAAAAAGCGTCGGAGAAGAATCGTAATGAGATAAGAAGGAAATGGCGGGGCAAAATCCAATGGATCAGTTTGAAGCGTACTTTAGGAGAGCCGATTTGGATGGCGATGGCAGG is a genomic window of Quercus lobata isolate SW786 chromosome 2, ValleyOak3.0 Primary Assembly, whole genome shotgun sequence containing:
- the LOC115974666 gene encoding LOW QUALITY PROTEIN: putative pentatricopeptide repeat-containing protein At5g43820 (The sequence of the model RefSeq protein was modified relative to this genomic sequence to represent the inferred CDS: inserted 1 base in 1 codon), whose amino-acid sequence is MAFQSRRFIGFLERFNRTRYHSHYLSSPTSFFPFSFPFSTLDDQPSPVHIKNEINPKERFVLDQLSELLPIPRNSSAPDPFRYPENPTKQVAEFRAVDGFLLPEEKLRGVFLQKLKGKTAIEQALTNVGIELSLDIVARVVDTGNLGGEAMVMFFNWAIKNPAITKDINSYRVIIKALGRRKFFKFVMEILRDMRTEGVSLDLETLSIVLDSFARAHRVSKAIQMFGNVEEFGLKCNTECLNVLLQCMCHRSHVGAANSFLNSVKGKIPFDVMTYNIVIGGWSKLGRVSEVESVLKAMLVDGFSPDCSTFSYLIEGLGRAGRIDDAVEIFEHMKDKGCVPDTGTYNAMIFNSISVGDFEXCMKYYKSMLSNNSDPDVITYTKLISALLKARKVADALELFDEMLSRGLIPCTGTVTSFLEPLCSYGPPHAAMMIYKKARKVGCRISLSAYKLLLMRLSRFGKCGMLLNMWDEMQECGYSSDMEVYEHVINGLCNIGQLENAVLVMEESLRKGFCPSRLIYSKLNNKLLALNKVERAYKLYLKIKDARHDENARRYWRANGWHF